The following coding sequences lie in one Trypanosoma brucei gambiense DAL972 chromosome 7, complete sequence genomic window:
- a CDS encoding peptidase t, putative: MPAETIEQRLVNRFMRYSAISSQSNASFAGKSLPTSPGQQELAELIAGELRDVGLEDVLCDNHATVTAIKRGTVKDCPTIGFIVHLDTVDVGLSPVVRAQKLHYDGGDVCLNKEKDIWLRVTEHPEIEAYVGQDILFGDGTSVLGADDKAAITVVMEMITGLQPNDEHGDIVVCCVPDEEIGLLGPKNLDLKARFDVDFAYTIDCCELGEVVYENFNAAAARITFTGVTAHPMSAKGVLVNPLLMAMDYIAQFDRNETPECTAGRDGYWWFSDIYANQNEAVLDVKIREFDAVRFEARKQQLLSVAESIRLCYPTGGVELSISEQYRNIANFLGDDRSAVDLLFDALRSVGVQPKVTPMRGGTDGAVLSSRGVVTPNYFTGAHNFHSKFEFLPIPSFVKSYEVTRQLALLATKLPKLRKR; this comes from the coding sequence ATGCCAGCAGAGACCATTGAGCAGCGGCTTGTGAATCGCTTCATGCGATACTCTGCCATAAGCAGTCAAAGCAACGCCTCCTTTGCAGGGAAGTCCTTACCGACATCCCCTGGGCAGCAGGAACTCGCTGAGCTGATTGCTGGAGAACTGCGAGATGTGGGTTTGGAGGATGTATTGTGTGACAACCACGCCACAGTAACAGCGATTAAACGGGGCACTGTGAAGGATTGCCCAACTATCGGTTTCATTGTTCATCTCGACACAGTTGATGTTGGTCTCAGCCCGGTTGTACGGGCGCAGAAGCTGCATTACGACGGGGGTGACGTTTGCCTcaacaaggaaaaggataTTTGGTTACGGGTGACAGAGCACCCAGAAATTGAGGCCTACGTTGGACAGGATATTTTGTTTGGCGATGGTACCAGCGTGCTTGGGGCGGATGACAAAGCAGCAATCACGGTGGTCATGGAAATGATCACAGGGTTGCAGCCGAACGATGAACATGGTGATATTGTTGTATGTTGTGTGCCTGATGAGGAGATTGGCCTCTTGGGTCCGAAGAATCTCGATCTAAAGGCTCGTTTTGATGTGGACTTTGCGTATACGATCGATTGCTGTGAGTTGGGTGAAGTTGTTTATGAGAACTTTAATGCGGCGGCAGCGCGTATCACTTTCACTGGCGTCACGGCTCACCCCATGTCTGCGAAGGGTGTGCTGGTGAATCCGCTACTCATGGCGATGGATTACATTGCGCAGTTTGACCGCAACGAAACACCCGAGTGCACGGCGGGGCGTGATGGCTATTGGTGGTTTTCTGATATATACGCCAACCAGAATGAGGCGGTATTGGATGTCAAAATACGCGAGTTTGATGCAGTCAGGTTTGAAGCACGCAAACAACAGCTTCTTTCGGTTGCGGAGTCCATTCGGCTGTGCTACCCAACTGGTGGTGTGGAGCTAAGCATTTCAGAGCAGTACCGCAACATTGCCAACTTTTTGGGTGACGATCGCTCTGCAGTGGACCTTCTGTTCGATGCGTTGCGCAGCGTTGGTGTGCAGCCAAAAGTAACACCGATGCGTGGCGGGACCGATGGAGCTGTTTTGTCTTCCCGGGGTGTTGTGACCCCAAATTACTTTACAGGGGCACACAACTTCCACTCGAAGTTTGAGTTTCTTCCCATTCCGTCGTTTGTCAAGTCATATGAGGTCACGCGGCAGTTGGCACTATTGGCCACGAAGCTACCCAAGCTGCGGAAACGGTGA